A window of Streptomyces subrutilus contains these coding sequences:
- a CDS encoding winged helix-turn-helix transcriptional regulator → MATREYKQFCGLARAMEMVGERWSMLIVRDLLNGPRRYTDLRKGLPAIPTNILSTRLKQLEEAGLATRRALPHPERAVVYELTEYGRDLEPALIALGRWGARTMTEPRPGEAITAEAVAMSFRTAFRPEQAQDTTVGFEARMGAFTIRLQITDGSLAVGPGMHPAPDLVIERLSGHPVRELMSGSKTPADVLADGSVRVEGDPALLGRFAEMFRF, encoded by the coding sequence ATGGCGACTCGGGAGTACAAGCAGTTCTGCGGCCTGGCCCGCGCGATGGAGATGGTCGGCGAGCGGTGGTCGATGCTGATCGTCCGCGACTTGCTCAACGGACCCCGGCGCTACACGGACCTGCGCAAGGGCTTGCCCGCCATTCCCACCAACATCCTCTCGACCCGCCTGAAGCAACTCGAAGAGGCAGGACTGGCCACCCGCCGTGCGCTGCCGCACCCCGAGCGCGCGGTCGTCTACGAGCTCACCGAATACGGTCGGGATCTTGAACCGGCGCTCATCGCGCTGGGCCGCTGGGGCGCGAGGACGATGACCGAGCCCCGCCCCGGCGAAGCCATCACCGCCGAAGCGGTGGCCATGTCCTTCCGCACCGCCTTCCGACCCGAACAAGCTCAGGACACCACCGTCGGCTTCGAGGCCCGCATGGGCGCATTCACCATCCGCCTGCAGATCACCGACGGTTCGCTCGCTGTCGGCCCCGGCATGCATCCCGCCCCGGACCTGGTCATCGAACGGCTGTCCGGCCACCCGGTCCGCGAGCTGATGAGCGGCAGCAAGACCCCCGCCGACGTACTTGCCGACGGCAGCGTGCGCGTGGAAGGCGATCCCGCGCTCCTCGGCCGGTTCGCGGAGATGTTCCGCTTCTGA